A DNA window from Camelina sativa cultivar DH55 chromosome 17, Cs, whole genome shotgun sequence contains the following coding sequences:
- the LOC104757360 gene encoding uncharacterized protein LOC104757360, giving the protein MSRLFSKLSTLIHKRSVRSFSSSTTGPCASIACIVKPSPDGGLLGHLLLFNIGASKLVSTDSSFPIELFDGKLVGASHGWGLFSDRRDRSVLISDFLNPYASKSKPEIIHLPFFTAMCNGQTEVVCNVAMSSSPPDQDDQDWVVGIKFLGRQLSLCRPRRDLRWTNILAPFESWDSSKLMYSKKDQRFYLLAPGGNYLCSWDLNFKEDKKPKFHELVLHNLPDMPRSHWKQLDSYCREDHWVESPSGESFLVKWFCEYSPKNSSKWCKSPIVMVFREEETKDGRKNMRYTDDIGDLCIFISKGEDFCVKASSCPGLHANSICLHGRVFATVNLTERTYGCYEYPQGTPSRIPYSPYWLPPFSP; this is encoded by the exons ATGTCTCGGCTTTTCTCCAAGCTCTCTACCCTC ATTCACAAGAGGAGCGTTCGTTCGTTTTCATCCTCCACGACCGGCCCATGTGCTTCGATTGCCTGCATTGTAAAACCCTCACCGGACGGCGGCCTCCTCGGACATCTCCTGTTATTCAACATAGGAGCTTCCAAGTTAGTCAGTACGGACAGCTCATTTCCCATTGAGCTTTTTGACGGGAAGTTGGTAGGAGCTTCGCATGGATGGGGACTTTTCTCCGATAGAAGAGATCGGTCGGTACTTATCAGCGACTTCCTAAACCCTTACGCTTCCAAGTCAAAACCAGAGATCATTCACCTACCTTTTTTCACTGCAATGTGCAATGGCCAAACCGAAGTCGTGTGCAACGTGGCCATGTCCTCTTCTCCTCCTGATCAAGACGACCAAGATTGGGTCGTTGGCATCAAGTTCTTGGGTAGACAGCTGAGTCTCTGCAGGCCCCGTCGTGACCTGCGTTGGACTAACATCCTAGCACCTTTTGAGTCATGGGATAGCTCAAAACTTATGTATTCCAAGAAAGACCAAAGGTTCTATTTGCTTGCTCCTGGAGGCAACTACTTATGCTCCTGGGATCTCAACTTTAAGGAAGACAAGAAGCCTAAGTTCCATGAGTTGGTGTTGCACAACCTTCCCGACATGCCACGTTCTCACTGGAAGCAATTGGATTCCTACTGCAGGGAGGATCATTGGGTGGAGTCACCTTCCGGTGAAAGTTTCCTTGTCAAATG GTTCTGTGAATACTCCCCTAAAAACTCAAGTAAATGGTGCAAGTCACCGATAGTAATGGTGTTCAGAGAGGAAGAGACAAAAGATGGAAGGAAAAACATGCGTTACACAGACGACATTGGAGATCTGTGCATTTTCATTTCAAAGGGAGAGGATTTCTGCGTCAAGGCGAGCTCTTGCCCTGGTCTCCACGCTAACTCCATCTGTTTGCATGGCCGTGTGTTTGCAACGGTCAATCTCACGGAAAGAACCTATGGCTGCTACGAATATCCTCAAGGCACACCAAGCAGGATTCCTTATTCACCCTACTGGCTTCCTCCGTTTTCTCCTTAG